In a single window of the Gossypium hirsutum isolate 1008001.06 chromosome D02, Gossypium_hirsutum_v2.1, whole genome shotgun sequence genome:
- the LOC107910249 gene encoding dnaJ homolog subfamily B member 6-A, which translates to MRVDWGDLPEEPQQPEQDSNLNFDFFSLISKPKDYYKILEVDYDATEDAIRSNYIRLALKWHPDKQKDDGDSATSRFQEINEAYQVLIDPVKRSEYDKKGMLHVYDYDIIEYLNRYKGLILTCNGLGIRQSIW; encoded by the exons ATGAGGGTCGACTGGGGCGATCTTCCTGAAGAACCACAACAGCCGGAGCAAGATTCTAACCTCAATTTCgactttttttctcttatttccaAGCCCAAG GATTATTATAAGATATTGGAAGTTGATTACGATGCTACGGAGGATGCTATTCGCTCCAATTATATCCGTCTTGCACTG AAATGGCATCCTGATAAGCAAAAGGACGATGGGGATAGCGCCACTTCAAGATTTCAAGAGATAAATGAGGCTTACCAGG TTCTCATTGATCCAGTCAAAAGGAGTGAGTATGATAAGAAGGGGATGTTGCATGTGTATGACTATGACATAATT GAGTACCTGAACCGTTACAAAGGCCTTATTTTAACATGTAATGGTCTTGGGATTAGGCAATCAATTTGGTAA